The following proteins are encoded in a genomic region of Alnus glutinosa chromosome 8, dhAlnGlut1.1, whole genome shotgun sequence:
- the LOC133875453 gene encoding phenylacetaldehyde oxime monooxygenase CYP71AN24-like — translation MALLPSVQQSWQELHKIPFTPLLSLVFLISFLYVFKRIRSGKPNLPPSPPKLPIIGNLHQLGALPHRSLQALSKKYGSLMFLHLGNAPTLVVSSANMAREIMKTHDVIFSNRPKTTAANIILYGCQDIAFSPYGEYWRQARKISVLELLSLKSVQSFQYVREEEVEELINKIRRSCLKGVSVNLSEMLIATSNNIASRCMLGQKFEEENGKSRFGQLSRRVMVLFVAFCFGDFFPSLGWIDVLTGLIPSLKATYRELDAFFDQVIEEHETKKSDDHQPNKLDFVNILLRLQKNSMLDFELTKDNLKAILMDMFVGGTDTTSTILEWSMAELVKNPSIMKRAQEEVRRVVNNKSKIDVNDINKMDYLKCIFKEILRLHPPLPLSIPRETITSVKIGGYDIPAKTKVFANIWAIQRDPKVWERPEEFIPERFEDSPIDYKGQDFEFIPFGGGRRGCPGMTFGVASFENVVANLLCWFDWKLKGEDLDMTEINALTASKKIPLHLVPTLHSPSPMH, via the exons ATGGCTCTTCTACCATCGGTGCAACAATCATGGCAAGAGCTACACAAAATACCCTTCACTCCACTCCTCTCACTTGTTTTTCTCAtctcttttctttatgttttcaagCGTATTAGAAGTGGCAAACCCAATTTACCTCCATCCCCACCAAAGCTACCGATCATCGGCAACCTACACCAGCTTGGTGCACTCCCACACCGCTCTCTTCAAGCCCTTTCTAAGAAGTATGGCTCTCTAATGTTCTTACACTTGGGCAATGCTCCAACCCTTGTTGTGTCGTCTGCAAATATGGCCAGAGAAATTATGAAAACACATgatgtcattttctcaaaccGGCCCAAAACCACAGCTGCTAATATCATACTCTATGGGTGCCAAGACATAGCCTTCTCACCCTATGGCGAGTACTGGAGACAAGCTAGGAAAATTAGTGTCCTCGAACTTTTGAGCCTCAAAAGTGTGCAATCGTTCCAGTATGTAAGGGAAGAAGAAGTTGAAGAATTGATCAACAAGATACGTCGCTCGTGTCTCAAAGGGGTTTCTGTTAATTTGAGTGAGATGTTGATTGCAACCTCGAACAACATAGCCTCTAGATGTATGCTTGGACAGAagtttgaagaagaaaatggtaaAAGCAGATTCGGACAACTATCAAGAAGAGTAATGGTGCTATTTGTAGCGttttgttttggagattttttcccttctttggGATGGATCGATGTTCTTACGGGATTGATTCCGAGTCTGAAAGCCACTTATAGAGAATTAGATGCTTTTTTTGATCAAGTGATTGAAGAACACGAGACAAAGAAAAGTGATGACCACCAGCCTAATAAGCTTGATTTCGTGAATATTCTCCTCCGACTTCAAAAGAATAGCATGCTCGACTTTGAGCTCACCAAAGACAACCTCAAAGCAATTCTAatg GACATGTTTGTGGGAGGAACTGATACTACTTCAACAATTTTGGAATGGTCAATGGCGGAACTTGTAAAAAATCCAAGTATCATGAAGAGAGCACAAGAAGAGGTGAGAAGAGTGGTGAACAATAAGTCAAAGATAGACGTGAATGACATCAATAAAATGGATTACTTGAAGTGTATCTTCAAAGAAATTCTAAGACTACATCCACCACTTCCTCTTTCGATACCTCGGGAAACAATAACAAGTGTAAAAATTGGAGGTTATGATATTCCGGCAAAAACAAAAGTATTTGCTAATATATGGGCGATTCAAAGGGACCCTAAAGTATGGGAGAGGCCAGAAGAGTTCATTCCGGAGAGATTCGAAGACAGCCCGATTGACTACAAAGGCCAAGACTTTGAATTCATCCCATTTGGAGGTGGGAGAAGGGGATGCCCAGGAATGACATTTGGTGTTGCTTCatttgaaaatgtggttgcaaaTCTATTGTGTTGGTTTGATTGGAAGTTGAAGGGGGAGGACTTGGACATGACTGAAATTAACGCTCTCACTGCGTCGAAGAAAATTCCTCTTCATCTTGTACCAACACTGCACTCTCCTTCACCTATGCATTAA